TTTCATGGCAGATATACTAGTTGCTAGTTTATGTTTAAGAGTTTTAACAGTCTTTTGTTTATAAATCTATAGTTTTACTTAAAAAGTATGGAGACaatcatgattttttttcttaattcatGAGTTAACAGTTTTTTGTTTATAAATGTATGGTTTGAATTGATGTTCAGTTAATTTGTAGCGGTTAGTTTGAATTGATGGCATACGTGTCGCAATCCTAGTTAATAGGATACGGTGGTCATTTGTAAAAAATAACAATCATTTCGGTAAAACACATCCTCATCTGGGACCGCccatttctgattttttttgccACGTGTCACCTTTTTAGTACACGATGGGAAAATGCCCAGAAGCCAAAACAGTCACCCTTATGCCATCTTTTTTATCAAAAGGGTATAAATGTCTTCTTATCACGCATACGGACCGTATGCTTCTGAATTTGACCACTTAACCATGTCTAACGGCAACTTTAACGGATTGGGGCCTTTCGATATCATTTTGGGCATTTTAATCTTTCgcctaacgtccggggcattttcacaaccATGATAtctattttggggcattttgccacTTAACCCTTTTACGTAATGCAAATTTAAAGagagattttgtatattattgtcTGAGCACATGTTAGAACTGGGGTGGGGACCTCTAGTGTGTGAGACTAATAATGCTCCCTTTAATTTATCGCATATTCGGGAAGTATTATGAGTTTACTGACTAACGAATGCACAATTCCAAAAATTAGTAAGAACAAGCAGCAGAAGAGCCAAATTGGCCCCTGAGCAAGTTCTTTCAAACATCGATGCGGTCACCGCTGTTAAAAActcaagaaataaaaataaagataataaaaTAACGTACATCTTAGATAATTACTGGAGCACAGTCGTACTGGGAACCagtcctgaaggttttgttgtagTCGCGTAGTATTAGAGAAGAGATATGGCCACGACGTCAGAGATGAATAAGTCAACTTAGGCCATCGAGGAGGGAGGCAGGAGAGAACCCATCTTCAGgtgattttctttcttttataaaACATACTCCCTCGGTTTCAGAAAAGAGATACTATCACAGTATCACTTATCACTTTTCAAGAGACGGAGTAGTATTGATTTTCTACTGTGGTTATTTATTTTGAATTATACTTTTTTTAGTGAAAACGGTCCAGCAATCTGGTTCTTGTTAGCTAAAATTGAGTGGTCATGACTCATAAGTCAAGTCCAAGTCCAATTATACTTCCTTCCGATAAACCTAATAGTGACAGTACAATGATTGCGGACTCATATTGGGGAAGCATAAGAGGAATATCTGGTGATCAGTATTCTTAAGAAAAACTTGCTTAAACATGTACTTCAGAACATCCACAATATAAGGTATCTATACCAATTATGTTACAGCAATTAAATCACAATATTGCTGCGTCTAGAAATTTTGCAGCATTGCCTACTGAAAATGCCAAATTTGGCGATTTCAGAGGGCAACAGGTAGATATAATGATTACAAGGAAGGTGCATAATGCAATCATCGTGGATTAAATGATGACATTGACATGTCTCTTTCTGTACTGAACTGGTCAGAATCACCGAGTGAGTAGTGGCCTATTGGTACTGTATATAAATCTGTTGGCTCAGATATTGAATATGTTCGCTCTTCGTTGTGTTTACGATAAGGGTTAAAggacaaaatgccccaaaatcgacccCCTAGGTTTGAAAATGCCGCGGACGTTAGgcaagaaatcaaaatgccccattccgttaGTTTTCCCTATTTTGGTCGAAATGGGGCATTTTCACTTCCTTTGACTAGTCAATTGTTAGGTGAATTTTCTTTTTTGCCCTTTCATAAACGAAGCGTGTACCACGGCTGACACGTGTGCCCCAAAATTATTGACACGTGTGCATCTAAGTCTAAGTCCAATTATGGAATGCGGATCTTATCTTTTCTATTTTCTCAGTTGATAGTGCTGAGAAAATCCTTGGAATAAGGGTGACATCTACAGTTAATGATACTCTTATTTGGAAATCAGACAAATAAGGTAATTTTTCTGTCAAGAGTTGTTATAATTCTCTTGGTAACTTTGAGTATGACAATCCTACAACTCCTATTGAGATATGGAAGTTTCTTTGGAGTCTTAAATTACCACATAGGATTCAACTTTTTATGTGGAAATGCCTTAATGATATACTCCTTATCAGGGATAAAATTCTACAATTAACAAATAGAACCCCATTGTAATTTCTGTCATGCTCGTATAGGTCTTTTATCCCTGATAATGATATACTCCTTATCAGGGATAAAAGACCCAtcttatttttagtttataaaacATACTCCCGTTCCAGAAAAAGAGATACTATCACAGTGTACTTTTCAGGAAATGGAGTAGTATACTATCGAATTTCTACCGTGGTCATTTATTTTGGAATGTTTGTTCTTAATtcgaatttttaaattttttgcgaAATCGGTCCAGCAATCTGATTCTTGTTAGCTAATTGAAAACTGAATGGTTATGACTCATGAGTCCAAGTCTAAGTCCAATTATGCCTCCTTCTGAGAAACCTAACACTGACAGTAATTATTGCTTGATTCATTTTGGGAAGCATAAGAGGAATATCTGGTGATCAGTATTCTTAAGAAAACTTGCTTAAACATGTACTTTAGAACGTCCACAATACAAGGTATCTATACCAATTATGTTACAGAAATTAAATCACAATATGATTGCTGCGTCTAGCAATTTTGCAGCATTGCCTACTGAAAATGCCAAATTTGGCGATTTCAGAGGGCAACAGGTAGATATAATGATTACAAGGAAGGTGCATAATGCAATCATCGTGGATTAAATGATGACATTGACATGTCTCTTTCTGTACTGAACTGGTCAGAATCACCGAGTGAGTAGTGGCCTATTGGTACTGTATATAAATCTGTTGGCTCAGATGTTGAATATGTTGGCTCTTCGTTGTGTTTACGATAATTATCTTGCATTGATGTGTGTGTTGACGATGACGATTTCATCAAATTTTCTAGCTCCATAGCAACTTCTTTCATTGTAGGCCTATCTTCACTCTTCAAACTGAGGCATCTCTTTGCAAGTTTTGCAACTGAAAGGACTTGCTCTCTATTCCCTTCAGCCACAACCCGAGTCTCAAGGACATGGAGCACATTGTTTCCTTTCATCAATGAAATGAAATATGATGCGATATTACGTTGTTCTTCGGATCTCTCCAACGATATAGGTCTTTCTCCTGTTAGGAGCTCTACAAGAACTACACCAAAACTATAAACATCGCTTTTACCTGTCAACTGGCCAGAATGATGGTATTCTGGATCCAAATAACCTAAGGTCCCCTGAACAAGTGTGTCTATTTCATTTTGATCTAACGGATTTAACCTTGATGCTCCAAAATCAGCCACTTTTGCTGTGTAATTTTCATCCAACAGTACATTGGCTGATTTAATATCTCTATGAATAATGGGTATAGAAGCTGCAGAGTGTAAGTATGCAATTGCGCCTGCAGTTTCGGCTGCAATTCTCAACCTACTTTCCCAAGAAATGGATGATGACATTCCATCTTTAGCGATATGGATATGTTGAGAGAGGGTTCCATTAGAAACATATTCATAGACAAGTAAGGGGACTTCAGTCTCTAAACAACACCCCAAAATCTTCACAACATTTCGGTggttaacctgagttaagatgactagctcattgatgaattcttCAATCTGACTCTCATCAActatttttgatttctttatgGCAACAACACGATTATCAGATAAAGTTCCTTTGTAAACTACACCATGACCTCCACGCCCAAGGATCAATTTGTCATCATAGTTGTTGGTTGCCAGTTTTAGTTCTTCTGCTGTAAAGATCTTTGCAGATGATTCTCCGCCACCTTCTTGTGAAGACGTTTGCTGCTTTAACAATAAACCTCCATTCTTTTGAAAGAATTTTGCCTTGAGAAGGATTTGCTTTCTTTTCCTCAAACTTAGGTATAACAAAGAACtaccaataactaaaaacaagAGGCCTAAACCGATACCTGCATTCACATTGACCATTTTTATTTTAGTATGCCAAAGCCAAACATATATATatcttaaattttaaaactaaattgGAGTTGATGTTTATTGATGACTCTATATATTCTGATATCATTTAACTTTTAAGCAGTTTAGGGAAGTTTTACCAAGAGAGATCTTAAATATTGGAGACCCTTCATTACTGTGAACGCAACCACTCCCACCTCTCCTCCCATCACCACGACTCCCTTTTGCACAAGAACAATTGTAACTTCCCATGGTGTTGGTGCAAATCCCTACACAAGGATTGCTTGTTTGATCCTCACACTCATTTATGTCTGTTTAAAATACATAGAAATTGCATTAGCTCTGCAGTTGTAGTTAACACAAGAAGATAAATTAGTGTAAATTAGCATGGACCAGCCACGTGAATTATTCGTAATTTCACACACCTTGGCATCCAGGGCTGAGATATGGGTTTCCCTCGTATCCACTATTGCAAGTGCAAAGGTATCCAGGATTGTTGTCAAGATTGGTGCACTGACTGTTTTCTTGGCAAACAAAGTTTGCCAAGTCTTTTTGTGCTTCTTCACAAGTCTTATTCCCTATAGCCCAATCAAGTACAATAGGTACAACTTCCACTTTGCTCATAAAATTGTTTCCCTCCAAGATATCTGATGCAATGAATGTGTACTGATCTTGCTCAGCTACGAAAGCATAACTACAAGGATCGAACGACCAGGTTGATGAAACATTCTGCGATGGGTTTTTCTCTCTCACGAGCATAGGCATAAACTCCTGTATTCCCTTCGGGATGGTACTTTGACAACACCCTTTTCCGAAGCAAGACCCAGTTACCACACTTTCCTTATTATCACAACGTGACGAGCACGAGCCGGAGTAATCTTTTAAGTCGGTCCCACTACCATATAGAGATGCATATGTGTCACACCCGATCCCGAAGAACATGTTCTTAGTATAAGATAAAGTAAATGGCGTCTGATTGAAATTTGTCGATGTCCACCACCTATCAACCGTCACGTTACCAGATTCAGTGTAACATAAGATAGCTGGGTAGTTGTTAATGCGAATTTCGGTTTCTGTTATATCTATGACTTCAATGTTACCTGTATCTAGGAAGGGCTTGGGAGGGTGGAAAGAAGTATTGCAAGTAATTCTGTAATCAAACCCAGTTTCCCCAATTGAGCAATCATTACCGTTCGAATTGATTATTCCAAAGGGATAGGGAATTGAAACGTTACCACATTTGGCATCACAACCTGCTTTTGTCTTGACGAATGGAGGAACAGATGATGACGACGCTAGGGTTAAGAAACAGAATTGCACGAGATATAAGAGCTGTAGAAGCATGATGCAACAGGTACGTATTATGTTTCTTGGTTATGAAATGATGGGTGATATGTGTAATCAGTTTGAACGAAGAAGAAGGTTGCTATACTGCTACATAAATACAAGGCTGCAGTTTGACTTGGTGAATGGAGTGAATGTGATTATAAACAGAAATAATATCGGacaatgggtcatttgtccaaaaaaatttaaaacatggttcaaatggacgagtaaaaattagtatgggtgaaatgaaatggacacaaaaaaagtagtaaggatgaaactggattcatcctgacttaaacttaaaaaatagcgaggatgaaactggatgcatcgtgatgtaaattaaaaagaaaaaaaagtatttgaaaatgggtaggatgaaactggttacatcctgactattttcatatttttatccatttaaacagtatcaaaatctaaatgtccttttcatctagaaattgttgattttggtctttttaattgtGAAATAATATTGGATTCTGAAATATTCTTTTCTTCCTTGACTTGAAAATGTCAGctaaataaaacaaatacatacaactaatattgcatCATTCATAATGCATCTTCTCGACTACTACTTCCTATCGTGTTGTACATTCGGTTTGTTGGATACTTTCAACAAACCCTTGAATTGTAGGCGTTTAGGCTATTTCCGGGGTTTGACCTTGAATTGTTGGAAATTTTCTGTTCTAGGATTTTCATTGTCAGTTAGAAAAACTGAATAGAAATctcgtttcaccaatggatgcATTGAATGAAGAGACGCGCCTGTTCACTCTGAAAAGATGCCTGTAGAGATGAAGAGTCATCTCCAAAGGGTGTGATTTCCTCTTTAAATAGGAGACTTGTTTTCCATTCAAAATACATCTCAACTCTCTCCGTTCTctttcttacaagcatcatcagaaacaaaaccagtgtgttcttggttggaccaaggtcgtacaagctttgaatccaacattgttgtggggcttcaagtatcctgacggcGATGTTCATTGACctatttgtactcgccaattcaattgggaaaaggtcgaataattgtcgaaaagaatctTTCATTAGAACCTTGAATCctaatacaacattcttttcttcaccctgtTTTAGTGTCAATTTTTCCAACACGGTTGTACATAGTCACGTAAGCACTGAAATGGCTTGTTTCGATATTTACTTCACTTTGTATATTGGCTCATATAATCTTTAATCCAATTGATTAGCCCACATTCTAAACAAGTTGCAATTCATTTAGACCCGTTCACCAAAATTGTTTCTGAACCCTCTTTCTTCTTCGAGCAAGGTAAGTAGTTAAAGCTACATATgtatatatactaggtatcatCCCGGCCTATGGCTGGGGCTCAACCTTTTAGAGTTCTGTTTATTGTTTGATCGGTCGGCCAGTGTCTTCCCATATTTTAGTCCATCTATAATAGTCCGGAATATATTTAGTTAGTCCGGTTAATACCACAACGGTCctgatatttagttggtcgtgtcatattataccgtgttagttagtcgggtcacaatAGCGTGTTCAATTAGGCGGGTCATAGTAGCCGGATGGAGCCGGGGCCTACGGCCCCGACCGTGGattagaaaatttaaaggcaaatATGATATCCGCATTAAAATTAGCCGTGATTAGGTAAAATCTATAGAGTCTTcaaattaatatttgttttttttttggtaaaatcagaaaggataTTTATAGTTAGTGCATGAAAACTTTCAAGGAAACCGACACGCATTAGGAAATGTTGATTCGAGTCACATAAGGAAATGTTGAGTCTCGTTTTGCACCGGGCCGGGGCATAATCCCTGCCGtctaaaacaaaatattaaaagaagatcATCTCACGAACCGACGGAcgtaaatatctctcaaaattatatgtctaaaACGGACGGATGGATAGAAATCTCGCCAACTATCTTTCTCAGCCGTCGGATTGCCGAAATCAAGGGTCGTCTATTACCCAAGACAGacatcacttctttttataacaGCCTTATTATTACTTCAAAGTCATATATTCTTATATCGTGGCATCAATCCCGAACGTCCAAAATAATAAAATCCCCGTCATATATACAACAGACGGATGTACATTTCGCGAACTAACGGTCCAAGCGCCAGAATGGCCAAAGTTAATGTTTGGATCTGTCCCAAGGCTAATTTGTAATATGCGTGAATCTAATATCTCTATACATGGTTCTAAAATTGTATATAGAATATTAGTAAACTACACCGAGTTTGTTTGTCCATTTTGttgtacaactttgtctccattCAGCAATTTGTACATTTGCAACCTCGAAGGTCTGATTGACCGAGTCAAACTTTTAGGTtgttcattttttatgtttttgggcaaGGTTTTATGCTTGCTCCTCGTGCTTTATTTAAATTGCAAATTAAATTATGGCATTGGGTATTTAATTTGCAAGAGATGATTTCATGGGGTGCTATTCGTGTTTTTGAGTTCGTGTCTATTTGGTaacattttctttttgctttgtcttAATTTTCTGCGAAAGGAAGAGAATGAAGCACCAGGTTGCACCCGGGTGAAGCTTCCTGCCCAACAACTTTCTCCAATTCCTTACTTGACCTTACCATAACTTAGTTAGTTTAACTTGATACCTAGTACATATATAGATACTGTGATATTGTGCTAATGTCCTACGGCTGTCtacattttttttggaaaaaaaatttgcgAATTTTTTTGCAttggtttccttttttgttttttgttttcccttGTAGATGAAACGTAAGTATCTCTCAAAACGTAGTAAGATAAGGAATTTTAATATATCTTTCTcccatatttttattaggaaacGTAGTTAACGTGGTATTTTTTTCCCGATATATAATGGTGTTATGGAAGCATAGTCAAATCAGGAAATCCAACAATccgacggacgtctatatagaacatataacgaatcgatccacgctgtgggatgacgaaatcgatggtcggatttatcaggctacacacacaacacttctttttataatatatatatatatatatagagtgtCATTTTCAGCTAAGGTGGATATTGTGCTTTATTTAAACTTTAACGGGCAGGATTCGGATAGAAGACCAATTTTCAGCTAAGGTGGATATTGTGCTTTATTTAAACTTTAACGGGTAGGATTCGGATAGAAGACCACCATCGTCAGGTGAATATTGTTCTTTATTTAAACATTTAATTCCTTCCTCTAAATTCATTGATGAATGTATTCAGTTTATGCATCATtgcatcaaggttagtttttaaTTGGGAAAATTGGGAATATGTCCCATTTTCACTAATTCGTTTGGGGATCTATCCCATAACGGAAAAAATTAGTGAATCTATcctagagagagaaaaaaactgTCAAGTGGCTAGTATTCCACATGTGTGGGCTTACACATGCGACAGAGAGACGTGTTTACCCTCATCGGTTAGATGATCCACACGTCACCTACAGTTACACGTGTTTGGGATCCGACGAATTTGAGTGATAGCTTTGTGAAACTGGTCGTCTTCTCTGTAGAGAAAAGAGATCGAGACAAACAAAAAAACTTTGCACCGAGAAATAGAGAACCAGGCAAAAGAAAAAAGTAAATCGACTGAAACAGTGATAGACGTAGTTCATTGATGTGTTTTTAGAGATGATTAGGTGTTTTTAAAGGAAGAACAACTCTAATATACATACGTTGCCTTTTTCTACTTCAAAGTTGTGAAGGCTTCTCAAATCCAGATTATAGTGCTGCAAAACATGTAAGTTCTTCAAACCCAGTTGCATTCGTTGTTGTATCTCACATCTAGTAGGTTAATTTTGCTTTAATTGCaattttgaatttagggtttatgtaaaaatcagttttagggtttctaaaattgAGGGAGGGTGTTGGTTTAGACATGTAGGTTCTGGAATTTCGTTACATGCTGCTATTTTAGGATAACAGTTTGAAAGGAATTTTTGTTGAATGTATATGTAAATTATTGAAAAGAATTTTAGGCTAACTGTtacatgaattttttttccagGAAAGTGATTGAAAGGAATTTTAGGCTAACTGTCCTAAATCAGATTGCCGGGATTGAAGCTGGTAAACCATTGTATGTGTTGAATGTATTTGCAAATGATATTAGCTTTGATGGGTTTATTGAACACTTAAGGAGTAGGTTGAATTTGTCTAAGGACTACAAAATTGAAATACTCTAGGACAGTAAGTTACTAGTTGATGCATGCGATTTCTTTGAAATGTTTAAATGTGCTGAGCAAGATGAGGATGTATTTGTTATGTTAGATTTGTATATAAGTGGTGGTGAAGATGCTGATATGGATGGTGGTGGCGGGGTTCATATGGAAAGAAGTTGTGTAACTAATCCTAGATTCAGAAAGAAGATGACACCAAATATGACACCTAGAAGAAGTCCAAGACTGCAAGAGAAATCAAAGAAGCAAGAGAAGTTAAAGAAAAAGAGACCTACAAGACTACATTTTGAAGATGAAGCTATGAACGAAGTTGAAGTTCAAGTTAAACAGGCTAGTGTGGCTGATAACCAAGAAGTAGTAGATGTGATAGAAAGTGAAGCATCTAAGCATGCAGATAAACTGGAAGTTACacttggtgaagaagaagatcaacCAGTACAACTCCCAAATACAGCTGTAGATGAGTGTAACCCGGATGATAATTTTGAGTTTGAGTATAAATCAAGTGATGACGAAGATAAAGGGAGGGAAATAGATGTTGAAGGGTATGGAACTGATGATGATGGGTATTTTCTTTATGATTATGCTGATgtagaagttgaagaagatgatgaggggAATGGAACTGATGATACTGAGGCCAATCGTAATgttcttggaaatgatgatgtgTCTGCAAGTAGTGATGTTCCTGCAAACGTTGACGTGCCTATAAATATTTATGTTCCTATAAGTGGTGATATACCTGCAAATGGTGATATTCCTGCAAATGTTCTTGCAAATGGTTATGTTCCTACAGATGGAGATACCCTTGAAGTACCTTGGACTGAAGATATGGAAGCTGAGTGGCAATTTCATTTTGGTGGTACAAATGCTGAGGACCCGATAGATTTTTCTATGCTTGAAGAAGCAATTCCTGAACCTACTCCTGGTGTGTTGATGAAGGGGATGATTTTTCCAGATAGAGATGCTTTCACAGATCATCTTAGGTATTATGCagtgaagacgaagaacaattTTAAGTACAAGAAGCTTGACTTTGAAAGAGTTGTCGCTGAGTGTAAGAATAAAGACAGTCAAGGTTGTAGATCTCACTTCCCACATGATTGTGCATTTGAACACATCAATAACAACTTTTCTGAATCATTTAATGCAATGGCTACCAAGATCAGGGACAAGCCAGTTTGCAAGTTGCTAACCATGTACTCTCAGATGGTTATGTTGTTGTTTTCCAAGAGAAATGCAGTAGCTGCCAAATGGAAAAGTGGTCAACTAGTCCCTGCTGCACTCGATCTAATTAAGAAGATGACAGATAACATAAGCCAGTTTAAGACTGGTCCTTCACAGATATTAAAATCGTATGAAGTTACTAACAGGGCCACAGGAAAAGTGTTTACAGTTGACATTATTGAAAAAACTTGTTCTTGTATCCAATGGCAGCTCAGGGACTTCCCCTGTCAGCATGCTGTGTGTGTGTTGGTCACCA
This is a stretch of genomic DNA from Papaver somniferum cultivar HN1 chromosome 1, ASM357369v1, whole genome shotgun sequence. It encodes these proteins:
- the LOC113306529 gene encoding wall-associated receptor kinase 2-like; translated protein: MLLQLLYLVQFCFLTLASSSSVPPFVKTKAGCDAKCGNVSIPYPFGIINSNGNDCSIGETGFDYRITCNTSFHPPKPFLDTGNIEVIDITETEIRINNYPAILCYTESGNVTVDRWWTSTNFNQTPFTLSYTKNMFFGIGCDTYASLYGSGTDLKDYSGSCSSRCDNKESVVTGSCFGKGCCQSTIPKGIQEFMPMLVREKNPSQNVSSTWSFDPCSYAFVAEQDQYTFIASDILEGNNFMSKVEVVPIVLDWAIGNKTCEEAQKDLANFVCQENSQCTNLDNNPGYLCTCNSGYEGNPYLSPGCQDINECEDQTSNPCVGICTNTMGSYNCSCAKGSRGDGRRGGSGCVHSNEGSPIFKISLGIGLGLLFLVIGSSLLYLSLRKRKQILLKAKFFQKNGGLLLKQQTSSQEGGGESSAKIFTAEELKLATNNYDDKLILGRGGHGVVYKGTLSDNRVVAIKKSKIVDESQIEEFINELVILTQVNHRNVVKILGCCLETEVPLLVYEYVSNGTLSQHIHIAKDGMSSSISWESRLRIAAETAGAIAYLHSAASIPIIHRDIKSANVLLDENYTAKVADFGASRLNPLDQNEIDTLVQGTLGYLDPEYHHSGQLTGKSDVYSFGVVLVELLTGERPISLERSEEQRNIASYFISLMKGNNVLHVLETRVVAEGNREQVLSVAKLAKRCLSLKSEDRPTMKEVAMELENLMKSSSSTHTSMQDNYRKHNEEPTYSTSEPTDLYTVPIGHYSLGDSDQFSTERDMSMSSFNPR